The following are encoded together in the Hoplias malabaricus isolate fHopMal1 chromosome 3, fHopMal1.hap1, whole genome shotgun sequence genome:
- the si:dkey-19e4.5 gene encoding UBA_like_SF and PTH2 domain-containing protein → MESSEQSPPDSGGQEVNPVFLQQLRELDIPEEAAKQALLHTRNVSAEEAAMYYFNKLENEEEGDEDINFKMVFVVNMELSMGVGKVAAQVGHAAVGLYQAMQDKNTWREMAWKWDHAGAKKVVLQGTNMAHLLELQALAMSLNLPTKLIQDAGLTQVEPGSSTVLAIMGEEEMVNNVTGSLKLL, encoded by the exons ATGGAGTCTTCTGAGCAGTCTCCTCCTGACTCAGGAGGTCAGGAAGTGAACCCTGTGTTCCTTCAGCAGCTGAGGGAACTGGACATCCCTGAGGAGGCTGCCAAACAG GCACTTCTACATACAAGGAATGTGTCTGCTGAGGAGGCAGCAATGTATTACTTCAACAAACTGGAGAATGAG GAAGAAGGCGATGAAGACATAAATTTCAAAATGGTTTTTGTTGTAAATATGGAGCTGTCCATGGGAGTGGGGAAg GTGGCGGCTCAGGTGGGTCATGCAGCTGTGGGTCTGTACCAGGCCATGCAGGACAAGAACACCTGGAGAGAGATGGCATGGAAATGGGACCATGCTGG GGCCAAGAAGGTTGTGCTACAGGGCACTAATATGGCACACCTGTTGGAGTTGCAAGCCCTTGCGATGAGTTTAAACCTCCCTACAAAACTGATACAGGATGCTGGACTCACCCAG GTGGAGCCAGGCTCTAGCACTGTGTTGGCCATCATGGGAGAGGAGGAAATGGTAAATAATGTCACGGGCAGTCTGAAACTGCtctga